A single region of the Halorussus gelatinilyticus genome encodes:
- a CDS encoding ATP-binding protein: MTFYDREAELDTLTAAVETPGADFIVVYGRRRVGKTELLKEFCANRPHIYFLAAQEAEHRQREKFLDQIADHFDERVPRIDGWDEAFEYLGEQLQREDLVVVIDEFPYLVAENDSLPSYVQAFVDQELDGTDSMLVLCGSSVSTMESEILGHESPLYGRRTAQLDVTPFSFQQARAVISYDIQDAIRSYAVTGGTPMYLTLFDYTQSLAANIQSHVLSPSAVLYNEPEFLLRTELRSPARYMSILEAVALGHTTPNEISGATGIDSGPLSKYLQTLRRLRLVKRDVPVTASGKKSKRSRYRVADEFLRFWFRYVEPNRSSIEEAPEIVYDGTIEPDLPIHVATTFEDVCQEAVWEGIRRGTFDPYSEVGRWWYGEEEIDIVGLAPNDDRVLLAECKWTTEPVGEDLVQSLRAKAENVRWGPPDRNERFALFSKSGFVDGLEAQLDDSWSLFSVADLDDLLMPS; this comes from the coding sequence ATGACCTTCTACGACCGGGAGGCGGAACTCGACACCCTCACCGCCGCGGTGGAGACCCCTGGTGCGGACTTTATCGTTGTTTACGGGCGACGTCGAGTCGGGAAGACGGAACTCCTCAAAGAATTCTGTGCCAACCGTCCCCACATATACTTCCTCGCCGCGCAGGAGGCCGAACATAGACAGCGAGAGAAGTTCCTCGACCAGATCGCAGACCACTTCGACGAGCGCGTCCCGCGAATCGACGGGTGGGACGAGGCGTTCGAATACCTCGGGGAGCAACTCCAGCGTGAGGATCTCGTCGTCGTCATCGACGAGTTCCCATATCTCGTCGCAGAGAACGACTCGCTCCCGTCGTACGTACAAGCGTTCGTCGACCAGGAACTCGATGGGACGGATTCGATGCTCGTACTCTGTGGGTCGAGCGTGAGTACGATGGAATCAGAGATATTGGGTCACGAGAGCCCACTATACGGGCGACGAACGGCGCAACTCGACGTGACGCCGTTTTCGTTTCAACAGGCCCGAGCGGTCATCTCGTACGACATCCAGGATGCGATTCGCTCGTATGCCGTCACGGGTGGCACCCCGATGTACCTCACGCTGTTCGACTACACACAGTCGCTCGCGGCGAATATTCAGTCGCACGTACTGTCACCGTCTGCAGTGCTGTATAACGAACCCGAGTTCCTCCTGCGCACCGAACTTCGAAGCCCAGCTCGGTACATGAGCATCCTCGAAGCGGTCGCACTGGGCCATACGACCCCGAACGAGATCTCCGGCGCAACTGGGATCGATTCGGGACCGCTCTCGAAGTACTTACAGACACTTCGTCGACTTCGGCTCGTCAAACGAGATGTCCCAGTCACGGCCTCGGGGAAGAAATCCAAGCGGTCACGGTACCGGGTGGCTGATGAGTTCCTTCGGTTCTGGTTTCGATACGTCGAGCCGAATCGATCCAGTATCGAGGAAGCACCGGAGATCGTGTACGACGGGACGATTGAGCCGGATCTCCCAATCCACGTCGCAACCACGTTCGAAGACGTGTGCCAAGAAGCCGTCTGGGAAGGGATTCGACGCGGCACGTTCGACCCGTACTCGGAGGTCGGTCGCTGGTGGTACGGCGAAGAAGAGATCGACATCGTCGGACTGGCACCGAACGACGACCGAGTCCTCCTCGCCGAATGTAAATGGACGACGGAGCCGGTTGGGGAAGACCTCGTCCAGAGTCTGCGAGCAAAGGCAGAGAACGTCCGATGGGGGCCGCCGGATCGAAACGAGCGGTTCGCCCTCTTCTCGAAAAGCGGGTTCGTCGACGGACTCGAAGCACAACTCGACGACTCGTGGTCCCTTTTCAGCGTAGCGGACCTCGACGACCTACTCATGCCGTCCTGA
- a CDS encoding restriction endonuclease, which translates to MPVLDDLSGFEFEDVMEDVFRNLGYENVRQAERTADEGRDILMEEVVDGTRRGIVVECKHTGSVGRPVVQKLHSAIATFEFDGPKRGMVVTTGRFTDPAVEYAERLQRNDDPYPIELLDGVDLREIADEIGLDLYNGRIEILCDETLRPYDPATSVTAPVKEAFQDIENIDSSDLPQPNSQVAFRPVVAVTADTNAVFETSVGVIHRINDRSQFVVHAERGHPRTASSEVSNLVSENLHAAVDLDVDQFENVFDAVEERRFGQTQTEYKEWAVERLQDYHTTTVSYTGDNNVTYTKTCEPNRSDISVQSIEPVYLPLVRHTTDLQEYSYPYEYFAAGPSRVTSEDGIHQCVHCGTNGANNAYTYCANCGSINCDSHIKTERLEGTPVCTGCAVTERFVFKTKYFYDEENRDAFREQYEAMPFHEKAMENTPLTVGAVVVTLLLVVSLLVSVGVL; encoded by the coding sequence ATGCCAGTTCTGGATGATCTCTCCGGTTTCGAGTTTGAGGACGTGATGGAGGACGTCTTCCGGAACCTCGGTTACGAGAACGTTCGGCAAGCAGAACGGACGGCTGACGAGGGGCGCGACATCCTCATGGAAGAGGTCGTTGACGGAACCCGTCGAGGGATCGTCGTTGAGTGTAAGCACACGGGGTCTGTCGGACGGCCGGTCGTGCAGAAACTTCACTCGGCGATTGCGACTTTCGAGTTCGATGGGCCGAAACGCGGAATGGTGGTGACGACTGGCCGATTCACAGATCCGGCTGTGGAGTACGCCGAGCGGCTTCAGCGGAACGATGATCCGTATCCAATCGAGCTTCTCGACGGTGTTGACCTCCGTGAGATTGCTGACGAGATCGGGCTTGACCTCTACAACGGTCGGATCGAAATCCTGTGCGACGAAACACTTCGGCCGTACGACCCAGCGACGTCAGTGACTGCGCCCGTCAAAGAGGCGTTCCAAGACATCGAAAACATCGATTCATCGGACCTTCCGCAGCCGAATTCACAAGTTGCATTCCGCCCAGTTGTCGCTGTGACGGCGGACACGAACGCAGTCTTCGAGACGTCGGTTGGCGTGATTCACCGGATCAACGACCGGTCCCAGTTCGTCGTCCACGCTGAACGCGGTCACCCCCGAACTGCATCGAGTGAAGTCTCGAACCTCGTGTCGGAGAACCTGCATGCGGCAGTTGACCTCGATGTGGATCAATTCGAGAACGTGTTTGATGCGGTTGAGGAGCGACGATTCGGGCAAACCCAGACCGAGTACAAGGAATGGGCAGTCGAACGACTCCAAGACTATCACACGACGACCGTCTCCTATACAGGAGACAATAACGTCACGTACACGAAGACGTGCGAACCGAACCGTTCCGACATCTCGGTGCAGTCAATCGAACCGGTGTATCTTCCACTCGTTCGTCACACGACTGACCTGCAGGAGTACTCGTATCCGTACGAGTATTTCGCCGCGGGGCCGTCACGCGTGACGAGCGAAGACGGCATCCATCAATGCGTCCACTGCGGCACGAACGGTGCCAACAACGCCTATACGTACTGTGCGAACTGCGGAAGCATCAACTGTGATTCACACATCAAGACCGAGCGACTGGAGGGAACACCGGTCTGTACCGGGTGCGCTGTAACCGAGCGCTTTGTGTTCAAGACCAAGTACTTCTACGACGAGGAAAACCGGGATGCGTTCCGAGAACAGTACGAAGCAATGCCGTTCCACGAGAAGGCCATGGAGAACACGCCGCTCACTGTCGGTGCGGTCGTCGTGACGCTGCTCCTCGTCGTCAGCCTCCTAGTTAGCGTCGGAGTGCTGTAG
- a CDS encoding TraB/GumN family protein codes for MTGAITRYDPDVVAIETSAEGISQYHPDVRDARWPPRDELEAAAFATDHLYDLLIAGIDTQDYETAVDFEQLDREIFTALGQIDSEDQLRRTTYYELDLQTIRQWRDLTKQRAPDAFQTVISDRDAVMAGHLTALTNHDDIDTVVAAVGVQHLTGVLDLLRAPSKIPDDIVEVPPLAHYRLFPRESPYSNA; via the coding sequence GTGACTGGCGCGATCACGCGATACGACCCGGACGTTGTCGCTATTGAAACGTCTGCGGAGGGGATCAGTCAGTACCACCCAGACGTTCGAGACGCGCGGTGGCCGCCGCGAGACGAACTCGAAGCCGCCGCGTTCGCAACGGATCACCTCTACGATCTGTTAATCGCCGGCATCGATACGCAGGACTACGAGACGGCAGTGGACTTCGAACAGCTGGATCGGGAGATCTTCACTGCACTCGGGCAGATCGACTCAGAAGACCAGTTGAGGCGGACGACGTACTACGAGTTAGACCTCCAGACGATCCGGCAGTGGCGCGACCTGACGAAGCAGCGAGCCCCTGACGCCTTCCAAACTGTTATCTCAGATCGTGACGCAGTGATGGCGGGTCACCTCACCGCACTCACTAACCACGACGACATCGACACAGTCGTCGCGGCTGTCGGCGTCCAGCATCTCACTGGCGTACTGGATCTGCTACGTGCGCCGTCGAAGATCCCCGACGACATCGTCGAGGTCCCACCGCTTGCGCATTACCGGTTATTCCCGCGAGAATCACCGTACTCGAACGCATAA
- a CDS encoding Eco57I restriction-modification methylase domain-containing protein yields MANLHSTYPSIDREPAIPVTGIAATPPDARRRPEPPNSETTVPELRKHSVFSDTLVKLLETTAAVVEPGITDASPAIQELVESWCELHGYAPDDDETPSIIAHQAVFALLLKGTLYEWHHQRGDLPEFTGDARENFQLASEETGDPAFTPCTLDEILWSVEEADTTAVTEARDRLLKSTQPATDIGRLYETLILGDHRRVLGQYRTPQSLGQVMRTWATSGGDVVLDPGMGAGELSGPFHPDWEISTDPDHVHGIDRSPLAALAGRTAQTIAGQQHEARRSDFFDVEPTDLDRDVDAVLCNPPYTRHDSLPSAYKDELNAQAEELTGLDIPKTSPLYSYFYYHLRQFLDVGDRAAVLTPHHFLERDYGESLKRFLLREFDIRALLLDNPENESKFDTAQTTDMVVFLEATDEPDTGVTRFIRVDENPGVETKLEAVQNGIHGETDWGAINCIEQSELNPEERWDNLFDLNPDELPDLRPLSDIAEVHRGLQTGENDFFCLSQEQVESWGIDPQYLSRIVPKRRYFDGYDVRADDWANFDEQGRPTWLLYHLDRLPGVPETTYDDEDERAYWSEDSMNTDQAPSIVGYLRHGLTNHDKLPTRSSVHGRDPWYRVERGDTAPILVTPMSRSEFRAILNETNARHLNNYYGVYPDATMSRQGQRALLAYLNYVFADNGVSQYRRQLVGGLQKFEPGDVGEIPVIDPREQPDDVVATLAECFDELREAARCNQDETAVIERIDTVVRRLQ; encoded by the coding sequence ATGGCGAATCTCCACAGCACATACCCAAGTATCGATAGGGAACCAGCAATACCGGTAACCGGTATTGCAGCTACACCACCGGATGCACGGCGACGACCAGAGCCGCCGAATAGCGAGACAACAGTTCCAGAATTGAGGAAACACTCGGTCTTCAGCGATACCCTCGTCAAGCTACTCGAAACGACTGCTGCGGTCGTAGAACCAGGAATCACTGACGCATCACCCGCGATTCAAGAATTGGTCGAGTCGTGGTGTGAGTTACACGGGTACGCTCCTGACGATGACGAGACGCCTTCAATTATCGCTCACCAAGCGGTGTTCGCACTTCTATTGAAGGGCACGCTCTACGAATGGCACCATCAACGCGGTGACCTCCCAGAGTTCACGGGCGATGCACGTGAGAACTTCCAACTCGCTAGCGAGGAAACCGGTGACCCAGCGTTCACGCCGTGTACATTAGACGAAATTCTCTGGAGCGTTGAAGAGGCCGATACGACAGCCGTCACCGAAGCGCGAGATCGGCTTCTGAAGTCAACGCAGCCAGCAACGGACATCGGCCGCCTGTACGAGACGCTGATTTTAGGAGATCATCGTCGGGTGCTCGGGCAATACCGAACCCCACAGTCACTCGGGCAGGTGATGCGAACGTGGGCAACCAGTGGTGGTGATGTCGTACTTGACCCCGGAATGGGTGCTGGCGAACTGTCGGGACCGTTCCATCCAGATTGGGAGATAAGTACTGACCCGGACCACGTCCACGGGATTGATCGCAGTCCGCTCGCAGCGCTCGCAGGCCGGACAGCACAGACGATTGCCGGCCAACAACACGAGGCCCGCCGGTCTGATTTCTTCGACGTGGAACCCACGGACTTAGATCGAGACGTAGATGCGGTCCTGTGCAACCCGCCTTACACCCGTCACGACTCACTCCCCTCGGCGTACAAAGACGAACTCAACGCACAAGCCGAGGAACTGACCGGATTAGACATTCCGAAAACGTCACCGCTGTACTCGTACTTCTATTACCACCTCAGGCAGTTCCTCGACGTTGGGGATCGAGCGGCAGTCCTCACGCCACACCACTTCTTGGAGCGAGATTACGGAGAGTCCCTCAAACGGTTCCTTCTCCGGGAATTTGACATCCGGGCACTCCTCTTGGACAATCCAGAGAACGAGTCGAAATTCGACACGGCGCAGACGACAGACATGGTCGTGTTTTTGGAAGCGACTGATGAGCCGGACACAGGAGTCACGCGGTTCATTCGTGTCGACGAGAATCCTGGGGTCGAGACTAAATTGGAGGCAGTTCAGAACGGCATCCACGGAGAGACAGATTGGGGAGCCATCAACTGCATCGAGCAGTCAGAGCTGAACCCGGAGGAAAGATGGGACAATCTATTTGATCTCAATCCTGACGAACTGCCCGATCTGCGGCCACTTTCGGACATAGCGGAAGTCCACCGCGGATTGCAGACCGGTGAGAACGATTTCTTCTGCCTCTCGCAGGAACAGGTCGAGTCTTGGGGAATCGACCCGCAGTACTTGTCACGCATCGTTCCAAAGCGGCGTTATTTCGATGGATATGACGTCCGCGCAGACGATTGGGCTAATTTCGATGAACAGGGACGGCCAACGTGGCTACTCTATCACCTCGACCGGTTGCCCGGGGTTCCCGAAACGACCTACGACGACGAAGACGAGCGCGCCTACTGGTCAGAAGACTCGATGAACACTGACCAAGCACCCTCCATTGTCGGATATCTACGTCACGGCCTCACTAACCATGACAAACTCCCGACGAGGTCAAGCGTTCACGGCCGGGATCCATGGTACCGGGTTGAGCGCGGTGATACCGCACCGATTCTCGTGACTCCGATGAGCCGGTCAGAATTTCGCGCCATACTCAACGAAACCAACGCGCGGCACCTGAACAATTACTACGGGGTCTACCCGGACGCTACAATGAGCCGGCAAGGTCAGAGGGCATTACTGGCGTATTTGAACTACGTCTTCGCTGATAACGGGGTTTCTCAGTACCGACGGCAACTCGTAGGCGGGTTACAGAAGTTCGAACCAGGAGACGTCGGAGAGATTCCAGTCATTGACCCACGAGAGCAGCCAGACGATGTCGTCGCTACGCTTGCAGAGTGTTTCGATGAACTCCGGGAAGCGGCGCGATGCAATCAAGATGAAACGGCGGTGATCGAACGAATTGATACGGTGGTCCGACGCCTACAGTGA